Proteins found in one Pontibacter sp. SGAir0037 genomic segment:
- a CDS encoding kelch repeat-containing protein: MKSNLILRNRSLYLLLLVLSVFVTTSCSDDEDDSTTIGYWTKDSDFAGVARKSAVSFTIGDKVYVTTGYDGKSRLTDLWEFDPAKSSWTRKADFPGKARSGAVGFAANGKGYVGTGYDASESFKDFWEYNPETNTWTQVADFPGTARYGAVALAIADKGYVGAGYDGNHLKDFWMFDPATGQWQEKVGLIGAKRLYAFAFTLNGKGYIGGGRNNGIYEADFLEYTPETDTWRKMKSLNSTDRDTDVESFPSPRASAATFEIGGRGYLVGGTTGSIMGDVWEYEPSTDIWTQRTSLSGTARESAVAFAIGNYGYVVTGAYSTYNFDDMWKYNPSLNSDGE; encoded by the coding sequence ATGAAAAGTAATTTAATTTTACGTAACAGGTCGCTTTACCTGCTCCTGCTTGTTTTATCTGTTTTTGTAACCACCTCCTGCTCCGATGATGAGGACGATAGTACCACGATTGGCTACTGGACAAAAGATTCTGATTTTGCCGGAGTAGCACGTAAAAGTGCTGTTTCCTTTACCATAGGTGACAAAGTATATGTAACCACCGGCTACGATGGAAAGTCCCGGTTAACCGACCTCTGGGAATTTGATCCGGCTAAAAGCTCCTGGACAAGAAAAGCAGATTTCCCGGGCAAAGCCAGAAGCGGAGCGGTTGGTTTCGCTGCAAATGGCAAAGGGTATGTGGGCACTGGTTATGATGCCAGCGAATCGTTTAAGGATTTCTGGGAATATAATCCTGAAACCAATACCTGGACACAGGTAGCAGATTTTCCGGGTACCGCCCGCTATGGAGCTGTAGCGCTGGCAATTGCCGACAAAGGGTATGTTGGAGCCGGGTACGATGGCAATCACCTGAAAGACTTCTGGATGTTTGACCCTGCTACCGGCCAGTGGCAGGAAAAGGTTGGCCTGATAGGAGCCAAAAGATTGTATGCCTTTGCCTTTACGCTAAACGGAAAAGGATACATTGGCGGAGGCAGGAACAATGGCATTTACGAGGCAGACTTCCTGGAGTATACTCCCGAAACAGATACCTGGAGAAAAATGAAAAGCCTGAACAGCACCGACAGAGATACCGATGTAGAGTCTTTCCCAAGCCCGAGAGCTTCTGCTGCTACATTCGAGATCGGAGGCAGAGGATACCTGGTGGGAGGAACAACCGGTTCGATCATGGGTGATGTGTGGGAGTATGAACCATCAACCGATATCTGGACACAGCGAACATCTTTGTCGGGTACCGCTAGAGAATCTGCCGTTGCTTTTGCCATTGGCAACTATGGCTATGTGGTAACAGGCGCTTACAGTACTTATAACTTCGACGATATGTGGAAGTACAATCCGAGCCTGAACAGCGACGGTGAGTAA
- a CDS encoding sensor histidine kinase, giving the protein MTKQQNNYIKDLLIVAIITSLFFGVFSVIHLLITSQFSFMERPHLPPPGDMPPGFRPRLPDQRVHMSLGFNILVNTLMMLTFWVMNIWLYTRFQKLKLQEKTRHIIRYAVSYVCMFILIILYFTILGQVSLDPRYGRALFFPFIAGITNNTIVLIILDLVILNRNKSQIELENTQLKMNSIQAQHQHLKHQLQPHFLFNSLNTLKSLIRRDAREAEDYLLRLSEFLRASLTSDSQDTVPLRDELKLCIDYLEMQKVRFKDAFKYRIDVPKEQMESAYLPVFALQLLVENAIKHNGFTEEEPLTICIRYVKDDCLVVTNNKKTKPVHEPFSGIGLRNLSERYNVLFGKGINILETEESFIVQLPILHK; this is encoded by the coding sequence ATGACAAAACAACAAAATAACTACATTAAGGATTTACTTATTGTAGCCATTATCACTTCGCTGTTCTTCGGGGTGTTTAGTGTTATTCATTTGCTCATTACTTCGCAGTTCTCTTTTATGGAGCGGCCGCATCTTCCGCCGCCTGGTGATATGCCGCCCGGCTTCCGGCCACGCCTACCAGACCAGCGTGTTCATATGTCTTTGGGCTTTAATATACTGGTGAACACGCTTATGATGCTCACGTTCTGGGTAATGAACATCTGGCTTTATACACGTTTTCAAAAACTGAAGCTACAGGAAAAGACCCGGCACATCATTCGCTATGCCGTCAGTTATGTATGCATGTTTATCCTGATTATACTGTATTTCACCATACTGGGGCAGGTTTCGCTGGATCCGAGGTATGGGAGGGCCCTGTTTTTCCCTTTTATTGCAGGTATCACCAACAACACAATTGTCCTCATTATCCTGGACCTCGTAATTCTGAACCGCAACAAGTCGCAGATAGAACTGGAGAATACGCAACTAAAAATGAATAGTATACAGGCGCAGCACCAGCATTTAAAGCACCAGCTGCAGCCCCATTTCCTCTTCAATTCTCTGAACACGTTAAAATCGCTTATAAGAAGAGATGCCCGGGAAGCGGAAGATTACCTGCTGCGTTTATCAGAGTTCCTGAGAGCCTCTCTTACCAGCGACAGCCAAGATACTGTACCGCTGCGGGATGAACTGAAACTATGCATCGATTACCTGGAGATGCAGAAAGTCCGCTTTAAAGATGCTTTCAAGTACCGGATTGATGTTCCGAAAGAACAGATGGAATCAGCTTACCTGCCCGTGTTTGCGCTGCAGCTTTTAGTTGAAAATGCTATTAAACACAATGGTTTTACAGAAGAGGAGCCACTTACAATCTGCATCCGCTATGTAAAGGACGATTGCCTGGTAGTTACAAACAATAAAAAGACAAAGCCGGTGCATGAGCCCTTTTCAGGCATAGGACTTAGAAACCTGTCAGAGCGTTACAACGTGCTTTTTGGAAAGGGCATCAACA